In the genome of Vicia villosa cultivar HV-30 ecotype Madison, WI linkage group LG7, Vvil1.0, whole genome shotgun sequence, one region contains:
- the LOC131616660 gene encoding (+)-neomenthol dehydrogenase-like, which yields MAEATKRYALVTGANKGIGYGICKKLASSGVIVVLTARNEKRGLDAVESLKELGLSDFVVFHQLDVTDPTSVSSLAEFIKTRFGKLDILVNNAGVPGGIVNGENLVKMIRGEISDWDIVVSQNYELAKECVEISFFGAERVTEALLPLLQLSASPRIVNVSSRCGQLKLIPNDRARGVLDDIKSLTNEKLDEILKEFIKDYKEGALESKNWPKFVSGTTMAKAALNSYTRLLAKKFPHFRINCVCPGFVKTDINENKGFLSIDEGVQCPVNLALLPDEGPSGLFFLRDEVISF from the exons ATGGCAGAAGCAACAAAAAG GTATGCACTAGTGACAGGAGCTAACAAAGGAATTGGTTATGGGATATGTAAGAAATTGGCTTCAAGTGGTGTTATTGTGGTTCTTACAGCTAGAAATGAGAAAAGAGGTTTAGATGCAGTTGAAAGCTTGAAAGAATTAGGTCTCTCTGATTTTGTGGTTTTTCATCAACTTGATGTCACTGACCCTACAAGTGTTTCTTCTTTAGCCGAGTTCATCAAAACCCGATTTGGAAAACTTGATATCTTGGTGAACAACGCAGGTGTTCCCGGGGGAATAGTGAATGGAGAGAATCTTGTTAAAATG ATAAGAGGTGAAATATCCGATTGGGATATAGTAGTAAGTCAAAATTATGAATTAGCCAAAGAATGTGTTGAAATAAGCTTCTTTGGTGCTGAAAGAGTAACTGAAGCTCTTCTTCCACTTCTCCAACTATCTGCTTCACCAAGGATTGTTAATGTCTCCTCTCGATGTGGTCAACTGAAG TTAATACCAAACGATCGGGCAAGAGGAGTGCTTGATGACATCAAAAGCCTTACAAATGAAAAACTTGATGAAATCCTTAAAGAGTTTATAAAAGATTACAAAGAAGGAGCATTGGAATCCAAAAACTGGCCAAAATTTGTTTCTGGTACAACAATGGCAAAAGCAGCTTTGAATTCATACACAAGGTTACTAGCAAAGAAGTTTCCTCATTTCCGCATAAATTGTGTATGTCCTGGCTTTGTCAAGACTGATATCAATGAGAATAAAGGTTTTTTAAGCATTGATGAAGGAGTACAATGTCCTGTGAATCTAGCATTGTTGCCTGATGAAGGTCCATCTGGTCTATTCTTTTTAAGAGATGAAGTGATTTCCTTTTGA